One genomic window of Arachis hypogaea cultivar Tifrunner chromosome 8, arahy.Tifrunner.gnm2.J5K5, whole genome shotgun sequence includes the following:
- the LOC112706261 gene encoding protein SABRE isoform X1: MAASPVNFLFGFLLLSITLWLLFIFASGLLAWILSRILGASVGFRVGGWKCLRDVTVKFKKGAIESISVGEIKVSLRQSLVKLGVGFMSRDPKLQVLICDLEVVLRPSNKSIGKKKTRKSRASGRGKWMIVGNIARYLSVCVTDLVLKTPKATIEIKELNVDISKDGGSNSNLLVRLQIVPITVYIGEPRVSCDQLSNLSGGGCSGQESITAMERSSAPFVCEKFSVSCEFGHDREVGIIIRNLDILSGEVTVNLNEGLLSKNKSSLESSSGSEKIIGSSADSLSAKRTSKQQQTLAAFSKYGSMFPEKVSFNLPKLDVNFVHREHGLSMENNIMGIQLNSTKSRSTEDVGESPRLDFQVEFSEIHLLREAGSSVLQILKLDLVSFVYIPVQPSSPVRAETEIKLGGTQCNIIISRLKPWLLAQSGQSSKKKKMVLREESSVVKHQSSDIKIIMWTCNVSAPEMTIVLFNMVGSPVYHGCSQSSHLFANNVSSMGTAVHVELGELNLHLADEYQECLKESVFGVESNSGSIMHIAKVSFDWGQKDVESSEEDGPGCKLGLSVDVTGMGVFLTFKRVESLVSTAISFQALLKSLSASKRKSTQSQGRLTKPSGKGTQLLKFNLERCSVYLWGETSLENTIIPDPKRVNYGSQGGRVVINVSADGTPRNANIMSTISHEYQKLKYSLSLEIFQFNLSMNKEKLSTQMELERAQSIYQEYMEENRPVTKVALFDMQNAKFVQRSGGLKEIAVCSLFSATEISVRWEPDAHLSLIEFVLQLKLLVHNRKLQERDNEHIGDMSHIQDANRKNEGTIESGHHEKQKKKESIFAVDVELLSISADLGDGVEATLQVQSIFSENARIGVLLEGLMLSFNGARICKSSRMQISRIPSVTSSASDVKGHVVTTWDWVIQGLDVHICMPYRLQLRAIDDVIEDMLRGLKLIIAAKTNMIFPVKRESLKVKKPSSVQFGCIKFCLRKLTVDIEEEPLQGWLDEHYQLLKKEVGELTVRLNFLDEFALKAKQGPKSTDTNNSHDRKIYFNDDEIDMKDSATIESMREEIYKRSFRSYYRACQNLVLPEGSGACAEGFQAGFKPSSSRTSLLSITALDLDVSLKKIDGGDAGMVEVLKELDPVCLENDIPFSRLYGAKILLNMGSLVVQLRNYTFPLFSGSSGKCEGRVVLAQQATSFQPQIYQDVYVGRWRKVQMLRSASGTTPPMKTYSDLPIHFQKGEVSYGVGYEPGFADVSYAFTVALRRANLSVRNPGPLILPPKKERSLPWWDDMRNYIHGKVSLLFSESRWNILATTDPYEKVDKLQIVTSSMEIHQSDGRVFVYAEDFKFLLSSLESLANRRGFKIPTGVSGAFLEAPVFTLEVTMDWDCESGDPMNHYLFALPVEGKPRDKVFDPFRSTSLSLRWNFCLRPFPPSGKLSTSSIARGNVEQDPTVYDPSHITQNVSPASPTFNFGAHDLAWILRFWSLNYNPPHKLRTFSRWPRFGIPRIPRSGNLSLDKVMTEFMMRLDATPACIKNMPLHDDDPAKGLTFTMTKLKYELCYSRGKQKYTFESKRDILDLVYQGLDLHMPKAFLNKEETTTVAKVVNMIRKSSQSVPMDKLSSEKGHATEKNRDDGFLLSSDYFTIRRQSPKADPVRLLAWQEAGRRNVEMTYVRSEFENGSETDEHMRSDPSDDDGYNVVIADNCQRVFVYGLKLLWTIENRDAVWAWVGGLSKAFESPKPSPSRQYAQRKFVEGNKQCNGAGTRQDNVSRCSPAVNISNSPSQHAGTSVSPSSPSNTVKGDNFRSAINDSKDDSEGKRHFMVNVIEPQFNLHSEDANGRFLLAAVSGRVLARSFHSVLHVGYEMIEQALGTKDVHISEYEPEMTWKRMEFSVMLEHVQAHVAPTDVDPGAGLQWLPKISRSSPKVMRTGALLERVFMPCDMYFRYTRHKGGTPELKVKPLKELIFNSHNITATMTSRQFQVMLDVLTNLLFARLPKPRKSSLSFPAEDDEDIEEEADEVVPDGVEEVELAKVNLEQKEREQKLLLDDIRKLSAWCDTPGSPCPEKESDLWMITGGKSVLVQGLKRELLSAQKSRRDASASLRMALQKAAQLRLMEKEKNKSPSYAMRISLQINKVVWSMLVDGKSFAEAEINDMIYDFDRDYKDVGVAQFTTKYFVVRNCLPNAKSDMLLSAWNPPSEWVKKVMLRVDAKQGAPRDGNSPLELFQVEIYPLKIHLTETMYRMMWEYFFPEEEQDSQRRQEVWKVSTTAGAKRVKKSSSLNEVSASSSNTTKESEASSKSGISAMLFSSSQPADSAQASKVSNVKANPSTGTDPELRRTSSFDRTWEETVAESVANELVLQSFSSSKNVPFGSTEQQDDGSKNKSKDSKGFKAGRSSHEEKKLAKSHEEKRSRPRKMMEFHNIKISQVELLVTYEGQRFVVNDLKLLMDQFHRVEFTGTWRRLFSRVKKHIIWGVLKSVTGMQGKKFNNKGQSQPTGAGVPEIDLNFSDNEGQAGKSDQYPPSWPKRPSDGAGDGFVTSIRGLFNTQRRRAKAFVLRTMRGAEDNDFQGDWSESDVEFSPFARQLTITKAKKLIRRHTKKFRSRGQKGSSSQQRESLPSSPRETTPFDSDSSSGSSPYEDFHE; this comes from the exons ATGGCAGCTTCTCCCGTCAACTTTCTCTTTGGATTCTTGCTGCTTTCTATTACATTGTGGCTTCTGTTCAT ATTTGCTTCTGGGTTGTTGGCTTGGATTTTGAGCCGGATTTTAGGAGCATCTGTTGGATTTCGTGTTGGTGGTTGGAAATGTTTAAGAGATGTGACTGTGAAGTTTAAAAAG GGTGCTATTGAATCGATATCTGTTGGTGAAATTAAAGTCAGCTTACGGCAGTCCCTGGTCAAACTTGGTGTCGGTTTCATGTCTCGAGATCCAAAGCTGCAAGTGTTAATCTGTGATTTAGAAGTAGTTTTGAGGCCTTCAAATAAAAGCATTGGGAAGAAGAAAACTCGCAAATCCCGTGCTTCAGGCAGGGGGAAGTGGATGATTGTAGGAAATATTGCAAGATATTTGTCAGTTTGTGTGACTGATCTTGTTTTGAAG ACTCCGAAAGCTACTATTGAGATCAAGGAATTGAATGTGGATATTTCTAAAGATGGTGGATCCAATTCAAATTTGTTAGTTAGACTGCAAATTGTACCTATTACTGTttacattggtgagccaagggttAGCTGTGATCAGTTATCTAATTTAAGTGGTGGAGGATGCAGTGGACAAGAATCCATTACTGCTATGGAAAGGTCTTCTGCTCCTTTTGTTTGTGAAAAGTTCTCTGTCTCATGTGAATTTGGTCATGAtag GGAAGTGGGCATAATTATTAGGAATCTGGACATTTTAAGTGGTGAAGTCACCGTGAATTTGAATGAGGGGTTGCTTTCAAAAAACAAGAGTTCATTAGAGTCTTCTTCGGGGTCTGAAAAAATTATAGGGTCAAGTGCTGATTCTCTGAGTGCAAAAAGGACATCAAAGCAGCAGCAAACACTTGCAGCCTTCTCCAAGTATGGTTCGATGTTTCCTGAGAAG GTTAGCTTCAATCTACCTAAGCTAGATGTGAATTTTGTGCATCGGGAACATGGTCTttccatggaaaataacatcatgGGCATCCAATTAAACAGCACCAAATCACGATCCACTGAGGATGTTGGGGAGAGTCCACGCCTCGATTTTCAAGTGGAGTTTAGTGAAATTCAT CTCCTCAGAGAAGCTGGTTCTTCCGTCCTACAGATATTAAAGTTGGATTTGGTCTCTTTTGTGTATATACCAGTACAA CCAAGCTCACCTGTTAGAGCTGAGACTGAAATCAAGCTTGGAGGAACTCAGTGCAATATAATAATAAGCAGGTTAAAGCCTTGGTTGCTTGCCCAATCTGGCCAATCATctaagaagaaaaagatggtACTTCGTGAAGAATCTTCCGTTGTAAAACATCAATCAAGTGATATCAAGATCATCATGTGGACATGCAATGTCTCGGCTCCTGAGATGACAATAGTTCTTTTCAATATGGTTGGCTCTCCAGTGTATCAT GGTTGTTCTCAATCATCACATCTGTTTGCAAATAATGTTTCTAGTATGGGGACCGCAGTACACGTTGAACTTGGTGAGCTAAATCTTCACTTGGCTGATGAATATCAAGAATGCTTGAAAGAAAGTGTTTTTGGCGTGGAATCAAACTCTGGCTCCATTATGCACATTGCCAAGGTTAGTTTCGATTGGGGGCAAAAGGATGTTGAatcctctgaagaagatggtCCCGGTTGTAAGCTAGGTTTATCAGTTGATGTGACTGGCATGGGAGTTTTTCTAACATTCAAGCGTGTAGAATCACTTGTATCAACAGCTATATCCTTTCAAGCGCTACTGAAAAGCTTATCTGCTTCAAAGAGAAAATCGACTCAGAGCCAAGGGCGTTTGACAAAACCTTCAGGGAAGGGAACTCAGTTATTGAAGTTTAATCTTGAAAGGTGTTCGGTATATTTATGGGGTGAGACATCCTTGGAAAATACTATTATTCCAGACCCCAAGCGAGTTAATTATGGTTCACAGGGTGGTAGAGTTGTAATAAATGTGTCAGCAGATGGTACCCCACGCAATGCAAACATAATGTCCACTATTTCCCACGAATACCAGAAGCTGAAGTACTCCTTGTCTCTTGAAATCTTCCAATTTAATTTGTCTATGAACAAAGAGAAACTGTCCACACAGATGGAACTTGAACGAGCCCAATCTATCTATCAGGAGTATATGGAGGAAAATAGGCCAGTAACAAAGGTGGCATTGTTTGATATGCAAAATGCTAAATTTGTACAGCGATCAGGCGGTCTTAAAGAAATTGCTGTCTGTTCCCTTTTCAGCGCTACTGAAATCAGTGTAAGGTGGGAACCTGATGCACATCTATCGCTAATTGAATTTGTTCTGCAGTTGAAGTTACTGGTACACAATAGGAAGCTTCAGGAGCGTGATAATGAACACATAGGCGATATGTCTCACATACAAGATGCTAATAGGAAAAATGAAGGTACCATTGAATCAGGGCACCATGAAAAGCAGAAGAAGAAAGAGTCTATCTTTGCTGTTGATGTTGAACTGTTAAGTATATCAGCTGATCTAGGAGATGGAGTTGAAGCTACGCTTCAGGTACAATCAATTTTCTCTGAGAATGCTCGCATAGGTGTGCTCCTTGAAGGACTCATGCTTAGTTTCAATGGGGCGAGAATATGCAAGAGTAGTCGGATGCAAATTTCGCGAATTCCTAGTGTCACTTCTAGTGCATCTGATGTAAAAGGACATGTAGTCACAACATGGGATTGGGTAATCCAAGGTCTCGATGTTCACATTTGCATGCCATACAGATTGCAATTGCGTGCCATTGATGATGTCATTGAGGATATGTTACGAGGATTGAAACTCATAATTGCTGCCAAAACTAACATGATTTTTCCTGTGAAGAGAGAGAGCTTGAAAGTTAAGAAACCTAGTTCGGTACAGTTTGGATGCATAAAATTTTGCTTACGCAAATTAACTGTTGATATTGAAGAGGAGCCACTGCAGGGATGGCTTGATGAACACTATCAGTTGCTTAAGAAGGAGGTTGGTGAGTTGACTGTCCGGTTGAACTTTCTAGATGAATTTGCATTGAAGGCGAAACAAGGTCCAAAATCTACTGACACCAACAATTCTCATGATAGAAAAATCtattttaatgatgatgagattgATATGAAAGATTCTGCTACTATTGAATCCATGAGAGAAGAAATTTACAAACGATCATTCCGATCATATTACCGAGCATGCCAGAATCTAGTGTTACCTGAAGGTTCAGGTGCTTGTGCAGAGGGTTTCCAAGCTGGTTTCAAGCCCAGTTCTTCAAGAACTTCTCTTCTTTCAATAACTGCATTAGACTTAGATGTTAGCTTGAAAAAAATTGATGGTGGAGATGCTGGAATGGTTGAGGTTCTGAAGGAGCTCGATCCTGTTTGCCTTGAGAATGATATTCCATTTTCCCGATTGTATGGAGCAAAAATTCTCTTAAATATGGGGTCTTTGGTAGTCCAGCTTCGGAATTACACATTTCCACTTTTCTCTGGAAGTTCTGGTAAATGTGAAGGCCGTGTTGTGTTGGCTCAGCAG GCAACAAGCTTTCAGCCTCAAATATATCAAGATGTTTATGTTGGGAGATGGAGAAAGGTCCAGATGCTTCGGTCGGCTAGTGGTACTACGCCACCAATGAAGACATATTCAGACTTGCCAATACATTTTCAAAAAGGTGAGGTGTCATATGGGGTTGGTTATGAACCAGGTTTTGCTGATGTTAGTTATGCTTTCACTGTGGCCCTTCGGAGGGCTAATCTAAGTGTGAGGAATCCTGGTCCACTTATTTTGCCACCAAAGAAGGAGCGGAGTTTGCCTTGGTGGGATGACATGAGAAATTACATCCATGGAAAAGTTTCCTTACTGTTCTCTGAATCCAGATGGAATATTTTGGCTACTACAGATCCTTATGAAAAGGTTGACAAGCTTCAAATTGTGACTAGCTCTATGGAAATTCACCAGTCTGATGGCCGTGTTTTTGTTTATGCTGAAGATTTTAAGTTTCTATTGAGTAGTTTGGAAAGTTTGGCAAACAGACGCGGTTTCAAAATTCCAACAGGCGTCTCTGGTGCATTTCTAGAAGCCCCGGTCTTTACTCTTGAGGTTACAATGGACTGGGATTGTGAATCTGGAGATCCCATGAATCATTATTTATTTGCGCTTCCAGTTGAGGGCAAACCTCGTGACAAAGTGTTTGATCCCTTCAGATCCACTTCTCTTTCCCTGCGATGGAACTTCTGTCTAAGACCGTTTCCTCCATCAGGAAAACTGTCCACTTCTTCCATTGCCAGGGGCAATGTTGAACAAGATCCTACAGTCTATGATCCTTCTCACATAACCCAGAATGTTTCACCTGCTTCCCCAACGTTTAACTTTGGTGCTCATGATCTAGCATGGATTCTAAGATTCTGGAGCTTGAACTACAATCCTCCACATAAACTGCGAACTTTCTCTCGTTGGCCTCGTTTTGGTATTCCAAGAATTCCCCGATCAGGAAATCTTTCTCTAGATAAAGTGATGACTGAATTTATGATGCGGCTAGATGCCACACCAGCCTGTATAAAGAACATGCCTTTACATGATGATGACCCAGCCAAAGGGCTGACTTTCACAATGACAAAGCTGAAATATGAGCTATGTTATAGTAGGGGAAAGCAAAAGTATACTTTTGAAAGCAAGCGTGACATTCTCGATCTTGTTTACCAAGGTCTTGACCTACATATGCCCAAGGCTTTCCTTAATAAAGAAGAGACTACTACTGTTGCCAAAGTGGTTAACATGATAAGGAAAAGTTCACAATCTGTACCCATGGACAAATTATCCAGTGAAAAAGGTCACGCAACAGAGAAAAACCGTGATGATGGGTTTCTATTGTCATCTGATTACTTTACTATTAGAAGACAATCTCCAAAGGCTGATCCTGTTAGGTTACTAGCATGGCAGGAAgcaggaagaagaaatgttgAGATGACATATGTACGGTCCGAGTTTGAGAATGGGAGTGAAACAGATGAACACATGCGGTCTGATCCCAGTGATGACGATGGTTACAATGTGGTGATAGCTGACAATTGTCAGCGTGTGTTTGTCTATGGTCTGAAGCTTCTTTGGACTATTGAAAACAGAGATGCTGTCTGGGCCTGGGTTGGAGGTCTCTCCAAAGCATTTGAATCACCCAAGCCTTCTCCTTCTCGACAGTATGCTCAGAGAAAATTTGTTGAGGGAAACAAACAGTGTAATGGAGCTGGTACCCGTCAAGATAATGTTTCCAGGTGTTCTCCTGCTGTTAATATTTCCAATTCTCCTTCTCAGCATGCAGGCACTTCTGTGTCACCATCGTCTCCATCAAATACAGTTAAGGGGGACAACTTCCGCTCTG CTATAAACGACAGCAAAGATGATTCAGAGGGAAAGCGACACTTTATGGTGAATGTTATTGAGCCGCAGTTTAATCTGCATTCAGAGGATGCCAAT GGTAGATTTTTGCTTGCTGCTGTAAGTGGTCGTGTTTTAGCCCGGTCATTTCATTCTGTCCTTCATGTTGGTTATGAGATGATTGAGCAAGCACTTGGTACCAAAGATGTGCATATTAGTGAATACGAACCTGAAATGACATGGAAACGAATGGAGTTCTCTGTTATGTTGGAGCATGTGCAGGCTCATGTGGCACCAACAGATGTCGATCCAGGAGCTGGATTGCAATGGCTTCCAAAAATTAGTAGAAGTTCTCCGAAAGTGATGCGTACAGGTGCTCTTCTTGAGAGAGTTTTTATGCCTTGTGATATGTATTTTAGATACACAAGGCACAAAGGGGGCACTCCAGAACTGAAG GTGAAGCCGTTGAAGGAGCTCATATTCAATTCTCATAATATAACAGCAACAATGACATCCCGTCAATTTCAGGTCATGCTGGACGTCTTGACCAATCTTCTCTTTGCACGCCTTCCAAA GCCTCGGAAAAGTAGTCTGTCCTTTCCTGctgaagatgatgaagatatTGAAGAGGAAGCAGATGAAGTAGTTCCTGATGGTGTTGAAGAGGTGGAACTTGCAAAAGTCAACCTTGAACAAAAAGAGAGAGAACAAAAGTTGCTTCTTGATGATATTAGAAAATTGTCTGCTTGGTGTGACACCCCTGGATCTCCATGTCCAGAAAAGGAAAGTGACTTGTGGATGATAACTGGTGGAAAATCTGTGCTG GTGCAAGgactgaagagagaacttttaaGTGCACAAAAATCCAGAAGGGATGCATCTGCATCGCTAAGGATGGCACTACAAAAAGCTGCACAGCTGCGGCTAATGGagaaggagaagaacaaaagtccTTCCTATGCTATGCGCATATCTTTGCAAATTAACAAAGTTGTTTGGAGCATGCTTGTCGATGGTAAATCATTTGCTGAAGCAGAGATTAATGACATG ATTTATGACTTTGACCGGGATTACAAGGATGTTGGTGTTGCTCAGTTTACAACAAAATATTTTGTTGTCAGAAACTGCCTACCCAATGCCAAGTCCGATATGCTTTTGTCAGCATGGAATCCTCCGTCTGAATGGGTAAA AAAAGTGATGCTTCGAGTGGATGCAAAACAGGGAGCTCCAAGAGATGGAAATTCTCCCCTTGAACTTTTTCAG GTAGAGATTTATCCCCTTAAGATCCATTTAACAGAAACCATGTACAGAATGATGTGGGAGTATTTCTtcccagaagaagaacaagaCTCTCAACGCCGACAG GAGGTTTGGAAGGTTTCAACCACCGCTGGTGCAAAGCGTGTAAAGAAAAGTTCATCACTCAATGAAGTTTCTGCTTCAAGCAGTAACACAACAAAAGAGTCTGAGGCTTCATCGAAATCTGGCATCTCTGCGATGCTATTTTCTTCAAGTCAGCCGGCTGATTCTGCTCAA GCCTCCAAGGTGTCAAATGTCAAAGCAAACCCCAGTACTGGTACTGATCCCGAGTTGAGAAGAACTTCCTCGTTTGACAGAACTTGGGAAGAGACTGTGGCAGAATCTGTAGCTAATGAACTTGTCTTACAAAGCTTCTCTTCCTCAAAAAATGTCCCATTTGGTTCTACTGAGCAACAGGATGATGGCTCCAAGAATaaatcaaaagattccaaaggtTTCAAAGCTGGTCGCTCATCTCATGAAGAAAAAAAGTTGGCCAAGTCACATGAAGAAAAGAGATCTAGGCCACGAAAGATGATGGAGTTTCACAACATCAAAATTAGCCAG GTTGAGTTATTGGTTACATATGAAGGACAGAGATTTGTTGTAAATGATTTGAAATTGCTGATGGACCAATTTCACCGGGTTGAGTTTACTGGGACTTGGCGAAGACTTTTCTCACGAGTTAAGAAGCACATCATCTGGGGAGTCCTAAAATCTGTGACGGGAATGCAG GGTAAGAAATTTAATAACAAAGGTCAGAGTCAGCCCACTGGAGCTGGTGTTCCAGAGATTGACCTTAACTTTAGTGACAATGAAGGCCAGGCAGGAAAATCTGATCAGTATCCACCATCTTGGCCAAAGCGTCCAAGTGATGGTGCTGGTGATGGTTTTGTAACATCCATTAGAGGACTGTTCAACACTCAACGCCGCAGGGCAAAGGCATTTGTGCTCCGAACAATGAGGGGTGCAGAAGACAATGATTTTCAAGGGGATTGGAGTGAAAGTGATGTTGAGTTCTCTCCTTTTGCCAGGCAGCTGACAATTACGAAAGCTAAAAAGCTTATTAGGCGGCACACAAAGAAGTTCCGCTCCAGAGGACAGAAAG GCTCATCCTCACAACAAAGAGAATCGCTACCATCATCTCCGAGAGAGACAACCCCATTTGATAGTGATTCTTCAAGCGGATCCTCACCATATGAAGATTTTCATGAGTAG